Proteins encoded by one window of Candidatus Stoquefichus sp. SB1:
- a CDS encoding ABC transporter ATP-binding protein has protein sequence MAEPILELKDLKVYFYVNGGFLKKKDEVKAVDGISLKIYPGETFGLVGESGCGKSTTGRAIVKINQPTSGQILVDGQDITKIHGDELKQFRQDVQMIFQDPYASLNPRMTVGEIIREPMDIHGIFDTKEEREKRVRELLDLVGLKPDHIRRYPHEFSGGQRQRIGIARTLALNPKFIVCDEPISALDVSIQAQVINLLEKIQAEMGISYLFIAHDLSMVKHISDRIGVMYLGNLVEVGNSDEVYTDPLHPYTQALLSSVPIPDPKTARERQRIVLEGELPSPINPPSGCVFRTRCPKATERCAQAKPELKEVNGRLVACFLFEDNKE, from the coding sequence ATGGCTGAACCTATATTAGAGTTAAAAGATTTAAAAGTTTATTTCTATGTTAATGGTGGATTTTTAAAGAAAAAAGATGAAGTCAAAGCTGTTGATGGAATTTCACTAAAGATTTATCCAGGTGAGACATTTGGATTAGTTGGTGAATCAGGATGTGGGAAATCAACAACTGGTCGAGCTATTGTTAAAATTAATCAGCCTACAAGTGGTCAAATTTTAGTTGATGGACAAGATATCACTAAAATTCATGGTGATGAGTTAAAACAGTTTAGACAAGATGTTCAAATGATTTTCCAAGATCCTTATGCAAGTTTAAATCCACGTATGACAGTAGGAGAAATTATTCGAGAACCAATGGATATCCATGGTATCTTTGATACTAAAGAAGAAAGAGAAAAACGTGTAAGGGAATTGCTTGACTTGGTTGGGTTAAAGCCTGATCATATTCGTAGATATCCACATGAGTTTTCAGGAGGACAAAGACAACGTATTGGAATTGCAAGAACACTTGCATTAAATCCGAAGTTTATTGTTTGTGATGAGCCTATTTCAGCGCTAGATGTTTCTATCCAAGCGCAGGTCATAAATTTGCTTGAAAAGATTCAGGCAGAAATGGGAATTTCTTATTTATTTATTGCCCATGATTTGAGTATGGTTAAACATATTTCAGATCGTATCGGTGTTATGTATTTAGGAAATTTAGTAGAAGTTGGAAATAGTGATGAGGTTTATACTGATCCACTACATCCATATACACAAGCTCTTTTATCATCTGTACCAATTCCAGATCCTAAAACTGCTCGTGAAAGACAAAGGATAGTTCTTGAGGGAGAACTGCCTAGTCCAATCAATCCGCCTTCAGGATGTGTATTTAGAACACGTTGTCCTAAGGCGACAGAGAGATGTGCACAGGCAAAACCTGAATTAAAAGAGGTTAATGGCCGACTTGTTGCATGTTTCTTGTTTGAAGATAATAAAGAATAG
- a CDS encoding peptide ABC transporter substrate-binding protein has product MKKLLSSLLCFAMVATLTACGGGGRADSTLIRVALGGDCEFLDPAIVDDSITANILAQMYEGLYKLDKDGVAQPSVAEAAPEISDDGLTYTIKLKSGYTWSDGEALKASDYVYAWKRASAMGIGKAYYSQFINKIVGTTDGAKPLSSPDDIKNFGAVAKDDNTIVITLKEKCAYFTSLLTNTVFYPLRKDIVEKDGGNPLTNNWADRLDNPTNGAFRATSINAKDEIVLERNEKYHAADEVKIEKISFKVMKDSDTQTSGFQAGDLDWATSVNNETVQNTEDLKKQAYIIDPFVCNYYILINSGDENTNKALKDVDIRKAISYGINRQNVLDATGYGDYAYALDKLVPVGIPGANGDYNEEVKDDVYGSYDKAKAQEIMKSKGYSESNMLKLTYKYNDLPLHKDVAQAIQASLKEVYIDFQLKVEEKETFFKSRDDGNFELARHAMTADFLDPMAYLSMYYGHSLAGNTVDDDKYEAMITAAEKLDGAERINKLHEAEKYLIQEQCYMIPLFGYTDPFLKASDLEGITSSPEGHYDLTRAYYK; this is encoded by the coding sequence ATGAAAAAATTATTGAGTTCTTTATTATGTTTCGCTATGGTTGCCACATTAACAGCATGTGGTGGAGGAGGTCGTGCTGACTCAACTCTTATTAGAGTTGCGCTTGGTGGAGACTGTGAATTCTTAGATCCTGCAATCGTAGACGATTCAATTACTGCTAATATTTTAGCACAAATGTATGAAGGGTTATATAAGTTAGATAAAGATGGTGTTGCTCAACCTAGTGTTGCTGAAGCTGCTCCAGAAATTAGCGATGATGGTTTAACTTATACAATCAAATTAAAATCAGGTTATACTTGGAGTGACGGTGAAGCTTTAAAAGCAAGTGACTATGTATATGCATGGAAACGTGCTTCTGCAATGGGGATTGGTAAAGCTTACTATTCACAATTTATTAACAAAATCGTTGGAACTACTGATGGTGCTAAACCATTAAGCAGCCCTGATGATATTAAAAACTTCGGTGCTGTTGCAAAAGATGATAATACAATTGTTATCACTTTAAAAGAAAAATGTGCTTATTTTACATCTCTATTAACGAATACAGTATTCTACCCACTTCGTAAAGATATCGTAGAAAAAGATGGTGGTAATCCATTAACAAATAACTGGGCTGATAGATTAGATAATCCTACTAATGGAGCATTCCGTGCAACTTCTATCAATGCAAAAGATGAAATCGTTCTTGAAAGAAATGAAAAATATCATGCTGCTGATGAAGTAAAAATTGAAAAAATTAGTTTCAAAGTTATGAAAGATTCAGATACACAAACAAGTGGTTTCCAAGCTGGAGATTTAGATTGGGCTACTTCTGTAAACAATGAAACTGTTCAAAACACAGAAGATTTAAAGAAACAAGCTTATATTATTGATCCATTTGTATGTAACTATTATATCTTAATTAATTCAGGTGATGAAAACACAAACAAAGCATTAAAAGATGTTGATATTAGAAAAGCAATTTCTTATGGTATTAATCGTCAAAACGTATTAGATGCAACTGGATATGGTGACTATGCTTATGCATTAGATAAATTAGTTCCTGTAGGTATTCCAGGAGCAAATGGTGATTATAACGAAGAAGTAAAAGATGATGTTTATGGAAGTTATGATAAAGCTAAAGCACAAGAAATTATGAAATCTAAAGGTTATAGCGAAAGCAATATGTTAAAATTAACATATAAATATAACGATTTACCATTACACAAAGATGTTGCTCAAGCAATTCAAGCTTCATTAAAAGAAGTTTATATTGATTTCCAATTAAAAGTTGAAGAAAAAGAAACATTCTTCAAGAGTCGTGATGATGGTAACTTTGAATTAGCTCGTCATGCTATGACTGCTGACTTCTTAGATCCAATGGCTTATTTATCAATGTATTATGGTCATTCTTTAGCTGGTAATACTGTTGATGATGATAAATATGAAGCAATGATTACTGCTGCAGAAAAATTAGATGGTGCAGAACGTATTAATAAATTACATGAAGCAGAAAAATATTTAATTCAAGAACAATGCTACATGATTCCTTTATTTGGATACACTGATCCATTCTTAAAAGCTTCTGATCTTGAAGGTATCACTTCTTCACCAGAAGGACATTACGATTTAACAAGAGCATATTATAAATAA
- a CDS encoding M24 family metallopeptidase produces the protein MEIKSIKEQYKVKDICLKERLDVIVPEVMKQSESDAWIVASKEYHEDLVFDSLTPASYLTARRITMLVFIKTNDEVKRFSLSMPDPALNHYYPQYWKFGEEEQMDALNSLFDEYDPQKIAINISKDFTYADGLSHGLYVSLKESLKPEYVERLIVDELLPIKVMEIRTSTELSLYPELMNIAFSIIEEAFSFRAIEPGKTTCEDLEFFMMDKVTQLGLQYWFSPTIDIQREGHDGVIHEGIIEKGDLLHCDFGIKYLNLCSDTQRLAYVAKDDETDVPQWMKDGFKVNNRFQDIVCECMADGKSGNDVLMDALKKAKEEHIDACLYSHPCNIYGHGPGPTIGLWNNQNPIPLKGDIKMSYDTVYALELNVKYEYNGLVYTMFSEETVSFTHDGVTFLYPNRDQIYFIK, from the coding sequence ATGGAAATAAAATCAATAAAAGAACAGTATAAAGTCAAAGATATCTGTTTAAAAGAGCGTTTAGATGTGATTGTTCCTGAAGTGATGAAACAAAGTGAAAGTGATGCATGGATAGTTGCAAGTAAGGAATATCATGAGGATTTAGTGTTTGATTCATTGACACCTGCCAGCTATTTAACAGCAAGACGAATTACCATGCTTGTTTTTATCAAAACAAATGACGAAGTGAAAAGATTTTCTTTAAGTATGCCTGATCCTGCCCTTAATCATTATTATCCACAGTATTGGAAATTTGGAGAAGAAGAGCAGATGGATGCATTAAATAGTTTGTTTGATGAATATGATCCTCAAAAGATTGCAATTAATATTTCAAAAGATTTTACTTATGCTGATGGACTTAGTCATGGTTTATATGTTTCATTAAAAGAATCATTAAAACCTGAATATGTAGAAAGATTGATTGTTGATGAATTGTTACCAATTAAAGTCATGGAAATAAGAACATCAACAGAATTATCTCTTTATCCTGAATTAATGAATATTGCATTTTCTATTATTGAAGAAGCTTTTAGTTTCCGTGCAATTGAACCAGGAAAGACAACATGTGAAGATCTTGAATTTTTTATGATGGATAAAGTCACACAATTAGGATTACAATATTGGTTCTCTCCAACAATTGATATACAAAGAGAAGGACATGATGGGGTTATTCATGAAGGTATTATAGAAAAAGGTGATTTATTGCATTGTGATTTTGGAATTAAGTATTTAAATTTATGTAGTGATACACAACGTTTAGCTTATGTGGCTAAAGATGATGAAACAGATGTACCACAATGGATGAAAGATGGATTTAAAGTTAATAATCGTTTCCAAGATATTGTTTGTGAGTGTATGGCGGATGGAAAGAGCGGAAATGATGTGTTAATGGATGCACTAAAAAAAGCTAAGGAAGAACATATTGATGCTTGTTTGTATTCACATCCATGTAATATTTATGGACATGGTCCAGGGCCAACAATAGGATTATGGAATAATCAAAATCCAATACCTTTAAAAGGTGATATTAAAATGTCTTATGATACAGTTTATGCATTAGAACTTAATGTTAAATATGAATATAATGGATTGGTATATACAATGTTCAGTGAAGAAACAGTATCATTTACACATGATGGTGTAACATTCTTATATCCAAATAGAGATCAAATTTATTTCATTAAATAG
- a CDS encoding MFS transporter, translating into MKIMEQYLGLKKEIYILTFGKVVTCLGAMVWPMMTLILSNKLKMDASQIASLLLIMNIVQIPCMMFAGYMADHYNKKMMIILCDLVSVIGYLSIAILDINMGTVIIFFIAGLFAMMEHPVYDALIADLSESKDRERAYSLTYLGANLGMVLAPMLGGLLFAEHLQLSFFIDAISTLISTIMIILWLKDTSVVSDDSCEKYEEATSMSLWQVLKTRKILLYYLCCFVVIEFIYSQYQFLLPLNLEQLHGSQGALYFGAMTSLNAIVVVMGTPLLTSWFSRVKDINKIEISAILFMISLSMYIFIQGKVPLYFLSMFLFTCGEIFNALGQLPYITKRIPLSHRARMNSLQRMLSAIFIAIMQKGWGILIDHYTIVFIWSLVSLVTIIGLLMIVILKKADKHFYPSL; encoded by the coding sequence ATGAAAATAATGGAGCAATATCTAGGGTTAAAAAAAGAAATTTATATTTTAACTTTTGGTAAAGTTGTTACTTGTTTGGGAGCAATGGTTTGGCCAATGATGACTCTTATTTTATCAAATAAATTGAAGATGGATGCTTCGCAAATAGCATCCCTTTTGCTTATTATGAATATTGTTCAAATTCCATGTATGATGTTTGCTGGATACATGGCTGATCATTATAATAAAAAGATGATGATTATTCTTTGTGATTTAGTGAGTGTCATTGGTTATTTATCTATAGCAATCTTAGATATCAATATGGGGACAGTTATTATTTTCTTTATTGCTGGATTATTTGCAATGATGGAACATCCTGTATATGATGCACTTATTGCAGATTTAAGTGAATCAAAAGATCGTGAACGAGCTTATAGTTTAACTTATCTAGGTGCCAATTTGGGTATGGTTTTGGCACCAATGTTAGGTGGATTATTGTTTGCAGAACATTTACAGTTGTCTTTCTTTATTGATGCGATATCAACGCTTATATCAACAATTATGATTATTCTTTGGTTGAAAGATACATCTGTTGTATCAGATGATTCATGTGAAAAATACGAAGAAGCTACTAGTATGAGTTTATGGCAGGTTTTAAAAACAAGAAAGATCTTGTTATATTATCTTTGTTGTTTTGTTGTGATTGAATTTATTTATAGCCAGTATCAGTTTTTATTACCTTTGAATCTTGAACAGTTACATGGGTCACAAGGAGCGCTTTATTTTGGCGCTATGACAAGTTTAAACGCTATAGTTGTGGTGATGGGAACACCTTTATTAACTTCATGGTTTTCTCGTGTTAAGGATATTAATAAGATTGAAATAAGTGCGATATTGTTTATGATAAGTTTATCTATGTATATTTTTATTCAAGGAAAAGTTCCTCTTTATTTTTTATCTATGTTTTTATTTACATGTGGAGAAATATTTAATGCTTTAGGGCAACTTCCATATATTACAAAGAGAATTCCTTTATCCCATCGTGCTCGTATGAATTCATTACAAAGAATGTTGAGTGCTATTTTTATCGCAATAATGCAAAAAGGGTGGGGAATATTAATAGATCATTATACAATTGTTTTCATTTGGTCATTAGTTAGTCTTGTGACAATCATAGGATTGCTTATGATTGTTATTTTGAAAAAAGCAGATAAGCATTTTTATCCATCATTGTAA
- the pepT gene encoding peptidase T, translating to MNIEERFLKYVSFDTQSDPKSETAPSTMKQLELGKALVEEMKEIGIENAQLDEYGIVYGTIPANNNAQGHVIGFVAHMDTSPDAAGHNIHPQIIRDYSGDTIVLNKDKKLSLDPHDFPELLNVLHHDLITTDGTTLLGADDKAGVAVIMQMAEYILTHPEFKHNDIQIAFTPDEEVGRGTEHFDVERFHADYAYTVDGGDISEIEYENFNAFSAVVEVTGKSIHPGSAKNAMVNSIHIAQEFDAMLPIHARPESTEGYEGFNHLHDIHGNCEKTVMEYIIRNHDLDLAKKQCQDFLNIADFLNQKYGYSLVNVTIEQSYLNMKEHILENMYIVDNAMKAMKECQVEPRAVPIRGGTDGANLTYMGLPCPNLGTGGYNYHGPFEYVSLTMMKKQVEVLLKILENNVK from the coding sequence ATGAATATTGAAGAAAGATTTTTAAAATATGTTAGTTTTGATACACAGTCTGATCCTAAATCAGAAACTGCTCCTTCAACTATGAAACAATTAGAATTAGGAAAAGCATTGGTTGAAGAAATGAAAGAAATAGGAATTGAAAATGCTCAATTAGATGAATATGGTATTGTTTATGGAACAATTCCAGCTAATAATAATGCACAAGGTCATGTTATTGGATTTGTTGCTCATATGGATACATCACCAGATGCAGCTGGTCATAACATTCATCCACAAATTATTAGAGATTATTCAGGCGATACAATTGTTCTTAATAAAGATAAAAAATTATCTCTGGATCCTCATGATTTCCCTGAACTATTAAATGTTTTGCATCATGATTTAATAACAACTGATGGAACGACTCTTCTTGGTGCTGATGATAAAGCTGGTGTTGCTGTTATTATGCAGATGGCTGAATATATTTTAACTCATCCTGAATTTAAACATAATGACATTCAAATTGCTTTTACACCTGATGAAGAGGTCGGACGTGGAACAGAACACTTTGATGTTGAACGTTTCCATGCAGATTATGCTTACACTGTTGATGGTGGAGATATTTCTGAGATTGAATATGAGAATTTCAATGCATTTAGTGCTGTTGTGGAAGTCACTGGTAAGAGTATCCACCCTGGTTCTGCCAAAAATGCAATGGTCAATTCTATCCATATTGCTCAAGAATTTGATGCAATGTTACCAATTCACGCAAGACCTGAATCTACTGAGGGATATGAAGGTTTCAATCATCTACATGATATTCATGGAAACTGTGAAAAAACAGTTATGGAATATATCATTAGAAATCACGATCTTGATTTAGCAAAAAAACAATGTCAGGATTTTCTAAATATTGCTGATTTTCTTAATCAAAAATATGGTTATAGTCTTGTCAATGTAACGATTGAACAAAGTTATTTAAATATGAAAGAACACATATTAGAAAATATGTATATTGTTGATAATGCAATGAAAGCTATGAAAGAATGTCAAGTTGAACCACGTGCTGTTCCTATCAGAGGTGGAACTGATGGAGCTAATCTCACTTATATGGGATTACCATGTCCTAATCTTGGAACTGGTGGTTATAACTATCATGGTCCTTTTGAATATGTTTCATTAACAATGATGAAAAAACAAGTTGAAGTTCTTCTTAAAATACTAGAAAATAATGTAAAATAA
- a CDS encoding nitroreductase family protein: protein MNETIKELFERKSVRMYTDEKITEEEKRIILESALQAPTAGNMALYSIIDVQDQALKDELAIRCDHQPFIAKAPLVLIFLADYQKWFDMFNEYTPGVPKLEESDLFLATQDCIIAAQNAVVAAQSLGIGSCYIGDILENFEENQKLLKLPKYAVPYVMVVFGKPTKQQQTREKPHRFALEDMVSVNTYHQKTIEETKEMFIKQSGKSEEELEKYISSFAKRKFFAEFRDEMNRSSREILKHWIK, encoded by the coding sequence ATGAATGAAACAATTAAAGAATTATTTGAAAGAAAGTCTGTTCGTATGTATACAGATGAAAAAATAACTGAAGAAGAAAAAAGAATAATATTGGAATCGGCATTACAGGCACCTACTGCAGGGAATATGGCTCTTTATTCAATTATTGATGTACAAGATCAAGCTTTAAAAGATGAATTGGCAATTAGATGTGATCATCAACCATTTATTGCTAAGGCGCCTCTTGTTCTCATTTTCCTAGCTGATTATCAAAAATGGTTTGATATGTTTAATGAATATACGCCAGGTGTTCCGAAATTAGAAGAATCTGATTTATTTTTAGCGACTCAAGATTGCATTATTGCTGCTCAAAATGCTGTTGTTGCAGCACAGTCTTTAGGAATTGGATCATGTTATATTGGGGATATCTTAGAAAATTTTGAAGAGAATCAGAAATTATTAAAATTACCTAAATATGCTGTTCCTTATGTTATGGTTGTTTTTGGAAAACCAACAAAACAACAACAAACAAGAGAAAAACCACATCGCTTTGCACTTGAAGATATGGTAAGTGTGAACACTTATCATCAAAAAACAATTGAAGAGACAAAAGAAATGTTTATTAAACAATCTGGCAAGAGTGAAGAAGAACTTGAAAAGTATATTTCCTCATTTGCGAAAAGAAAATTCTTTGCTGAATTTAGAGATGAAATGAATAGATCATCAAGAGAAATATTAAAACATTGGATAAAATAA
- the trpA gene encoding tryptophan synthase subunit alpha, with amino-acid sequence MNRIQNAFYNQKAFIAFLTAGDPQPQKTIEYALELEKAGASLIEIGIPFSDPTAEGPVIQAANIRALNHGITTDDIFQIVKSIRETSQIPICLMTYLNPVFHYGYQKFFMNCQQCGVDGIIIPDCPFEESHEVKEIAKQYNISVISMIAPTSQQRVLEIAKKAEGFIYLVSSMGVTGMRKDIQTDLQSIINDIRLVTDVPVAIGFGIHSPEQSQKYLQIADGVIVGSAIVDIIASHGENAHQELAQYVSQMIPK; translated from the coding sequence ATGAATAGAATTCAAAACGCATTTTATAATCAAAAAGCATTTATTGCTTTTCTAACGGCTGGGGATCCTCAGCCACAAAAAACTATCGAATATGCTTTAGAACTTGAAAAAGCAGGTGCTTCTTTAATTGAAATTGGTATTCCTTTTAGTGATCCTACTGCTGAAGGTCCAGTCATTCAAGCTGCTAACATTCGTGCTTTAAATCATGGTATAACGACTGATGACATTTTTCAAATTGTTAAGTCTATTAGGGAAACATCACAAATTCCAATTTGTCTTATGACATATTTAAATCCTGTTTTCCACTATGGTTATCAAAAGTTCTTTATGAACTGTCAACAATGTGGTGTAGATGGTATTATTATCCCAGACTGTCCTTTTGAAGAAAGCCATGAAGTTAAAGAAATTGCCAAACAATATAATATAAGCGTCATTTCTATGATTGCTCCAACATCACAACAGAGAGTTTTAGAAATTGCTAAAAAAGCTGAAGGATTTATTTATCTTGTTTCTTCTATGGGGGTAACAGGAATGCGAAAAGATATCCAAACGGATCTACAAAGTATTATCAATGATATTCGTTTAGTGACTGATGTTCCAGTTGCTATTGGTTTTGGTATTCATAGTCCAGAACAATCTCAAAAATATTTACAAATAGCTGATGGTGTTATTGTTGGTAGTGCAATTGTCGATATTATTGCCAGTCATGGCGAAAATGCACATCAAGAATTAGCACAATACGTGAGTCAAATGATTCCAAAATAA
- the trpB gene encoding tryptophan synthase subunit beta: MEKGRYGIHGGQYIPETLMNEIHKVEKAYEYYKNDESFQKELNQLLNEYAGRPSLLYYAKKMTEDLKGAKVYLKREDLNHTGSHKINNVLGQVLMAKKMGKTRVIAETGAGQHGVATATAAALLGLDCEIFMGKEDTDRQSLNVYRMQLLGAQVHSVTSGTMTLKDAVNETMREWTSRVDDTLYVLGSVMGPHPFPMIVRDFQSVISKEAKSQILECEGKLPKAVIACVGGGSNAMGMFYHFINEPSVQLIGCEAAGKGVDTAFTAATINTGSLGVFHGMKSYFCQDQYGQIAPVYSISAGLDYPGIGPEHAYLHDINRAQYVPVTDAEAVDAFEYLAKTEGIICAIESAHAVAYAKKYVPTLSSDDIVIICLSGRGDKDVAAIAKYGGIDIHE; this comes from the coding sequence ATGGAAAAAGGTAGATATGGAATACATGGTGGTCAATATATTCCAGAAACATTAATGAATGAAATTCATAAAGTAGAAAAAGCGTATGAATATTATAAGAATGATGAGAGCTTTCAAAAAGAACTCAATCAGCTATTAAATGAGTATGCTGGACGTCCTTCTTTATTATATTATGCTAAAAAAATGACAGAAGATTTAAAAGGTGCAAAAGTTTATCTCAAACGTGAAGATTTAAACCATACAGGATCACATAAGATAAATAATGTTTTAGGACAAGTCCTAATGGCAAAAAAGATGGGAAAAACGCGTGTAATTGCAGAAACTGGTGCAGGCCAGCATGGTGTCGCAACAGCAACTGCCGCAGCTTTATTAGGACTAGATTGTGAAATTTTTATGGGTAAAGAGGATACAGACAGACAATCACTCAATGTTTATCGTATGCAATTATTAGGAGCTCAGGTGCATAGTGTGACCTCTGGAACAATGACATTGAAAGATGCAGTGAATGAGACAATGCGCGAATGGACATCACGTGTTGATGACACCCTTTATGTCTTAGGTTCAGTCATGGGACCTCATCCTTTTCCGATGATTGTTAGAGATTTTCAAAGTGTTATTTCTAAAGAAGCAAAAAGTCAAATTCTTGAATGTGAAGGGAAACTTCCTAAAGCTGTAATTGCCTGTGTTGGTGGAGGAAGTAATGCTATGGGAATGTTCTATCATTTCATTAATGAACCAAGTGTCCAGTTGATTGGCTGTGAAGCCGCTGGTAAAGGTGTTGATACTGCTTTTACTGCCGCAACAATCAATACAGGCTCATTAGGTGTCTTTCATGGTATGAAATCCTATTTCTGCCAAGATCAATATGGACAGATTGCTCCTGTTTATTCTATTTCAGCTGGTTTAGATTATCCAGGAATTGGACCAGAACATGCTTACTTACATGATATCAATAGAGCACAGTATGTGCCTGTAACTGATGCAGAAGCTGTTGATGCATTTGAATATTTAGCGAAAACAGAAGGTATTATTTGTGCTATTGAAAGTGCTCATGCTGTTGCCTATGCAAAAAAATATGTACCTACTCTTTCATCAGATGATATTGTGATTATCTGTTTATCAGGTCGTGGTGATAAAGATGTTGCAGCGATTGCAAAATATGGGGGGATTGATATTCATGAATAG
- a CDS encoding phosphoribosylanthranilate isomerase: protein MKIKICGLFRKEDIEFVNEANPDYIGFVFAKSRRQVTVNQASIFKKMLNQNIKAVGVFVNAPIQDIVSIVNQGIIDLIQLHGNEDQQYISQLKQKTNMPIIKAISIQDFSHHYQDIDYYLFDASNAGSGRCFDWSLLPQIKKPFFLAGGINLTNIDDALKIACYGIDLSSGVETNGYKDSQKINEIVRRVKYGKR from the coding sequence ATGAAGATTAAGATTTGTGGATTATTTAGAAAAGAAGATATTGAGTTTGTTAATGAAGCAAACCCTGATTATATCGGTTTTGTCTTTGCAAAGAGTCGTCGTCAAGTTACAGTTAATCAAGCCAGTATTTTCAAGAAAATGTTAAATCAAAATATCAAAGCTGTTGGTGTTTTTGTTAATGCACCTATCCAGGATATTGTTTCTATTGTCAATCAGGGAATCATTGATTTGATTCAATTACATGGAAATGAAGATCAGCAATATATTAGTCAATTAAAACAAAAAACAAATATGCCTATTATTAAAGCTATTTCTATTCAAGATTTTTCTCATCACTATCAGGATATTGATTATTATTTATTTGATGCATCCAACGCTGGCAGTGGAAGATGTTTTGATTGGTCACTTCTGCCTCAAATCAAAAAACCATTCTTTCTAGCGGGAGGAATTAATTTAACAAATATTGATGATGCTTTAAAAATTGCTTGTTATGGAATTGATTTAAGTAGTGGGGTTGAAACAAATGGGTATAAAGATTCTCAAAAAATAAATGAAATTGTAAGGAGAGTTAAATATGGAAAAAGGTAG
- the trpC gene encoding indole-3-glycerol phosphate synthase TrpC, producing MILDQIVAHRQQHILSLKQKISLEEMKQLAMSKPNQNDFPFEKSLNKKSMSFILEVKKASPSKGVIAEHFPYLDIAREYEKIGADAISVLTEPDFFQGDITYLKDIKQHVNIPVLRKDFIIDEYMIYESKANNADAILLICAILTLEQLTHYIALAKSLGLSVLVEAHDAQEIEMALLAQAKIIGINNRQLKDFTVDLQTTFTLRQKVPSDIIFVSESGIHTADDIKQLSQHQVDAVLIGEAMMTSSHKQSFFNSLRNQDED from the coding sequence ATGATACTTGATCAAATTGTAGCCCATAGACAACAACATATTCTCTCACTCAAGCAAAAAATTTCATTAGAAGAAATGAAACAATTAGCTATGTCAAAACCTAATCAAAATGATTTTCCTTTTGAAAAATCTTTAAATAAAAAATCAATGTCTTTTATTTTAGAAGTGAAAAAGGCCTCTCCATCAAAAGGCGTTATTGCTGAACACTTTCCCTATTTAGATATTGCTAGAGAATATGAAAAGATAGGTGCCGATGCAATTTCTGTATTAACTGAACCTGATTTTTTTCAGGGAGATATCACTTATCTAAAAGATATTAAACAACATGTCAATATTCCTGTATTAAGAAAAGATTTTATAATTGATGAATATATGATTTATGAGTCAAAAGCAAATAATGCTGATGCTATTTTGCTTATTTGTGCAATCCTCACATTAGAACAGCTCACACACTATATTGCCCTAGCAAAAAGTTTAGGATTGAGTGTGTTAGTTGAAGCACATGATGCTCAAGAAATAGAAATGGCTCTATTAGCACAAGCAAAAATAATTGGTATTAATAATCGTCAGCTCAAAGATTTTACAGTTGATCTTCAAACAACTTTTACATTACGTCAAAAAGTTCCTTCAGATATCATTTTTGTATCTGAAAGTGGTATTCATACAGCAGATGATATAAAGCAACTTTCTCAACATCAGGTTGATGCCGTTTTAATTGGTGAAGCGATGATGACTTCTTCACATAAACAGTCTTTCTTCAACTCATTAAGGAATCAAGATGAAGATTAA